A genome region from Clostridium pasteurianum includes the following:
- a CDS encoding fibronectin type III domain-containing protein: MKRNKLLLFGLVSTLIIGLPKNIVNADTVSNTPYNINFQMGGNSSEMRFNWFSNYNNGSELQIAKASDVQNGQFPSNSIINGTTSQATATQSVENNPGNPNEPAVDASTGKNEFANRASASGLTPSTKYVYRVGDGTTWSPTYSFTTGNPSNGFNFAVFGDPQIGAFDSNKHSSLPHSSLTDDQNAWANTLKEVTSNPVDFLFSLGDQVNDYSALSKQQDQYKSFFNPDTNKNFFQSYPLVAFEGNHDHQMGTYYSFHYNHPNLSPLGQTSNSNVNNNDGDYWFTYGNVLFMVLNANDALDTAAHDQFMQEAIAANPNAKWKVVAWHQSAYSEANHSNSNSADDPIMTIRKTWPKLMDKYGVDIVLQGHDHEYTRTFQMYNGTPVDTNKTNAVTNPKGTVYFTLDSGSGSKYYDFNSASDHTFSSVFWQQYVPTYSYVTMNDSKFTINTVRTDTGASIDNYTITKTSSSTTSSQGTATNNTSSASTNTPANTSANNSASGSQISNPKTGDNSSSNFALASLAGISGIAVLAFVGTIIYKKKEIEK, from the coding sequence ATGAAAAGAAACAAATTACTATTATTTGGACTTGTATCTACTCTAATAATTGGACTTCCAAAAAACATTGTAAATGCTGACACCGTAAGTAACACACCGTACAATATCAACTTTCAAATGGGAGGTAATTCATCTGAAATGCGTTTCAATTGGTTCAGTAATTATAATAATGGTTCTGAACTTCAAATTGCAAAAGCAAGTGATGTACAAAATGGTCAATTTCCTTCAAATTCTATAATTAACGGAACAACTAGTCAAGCAACTGCTACCCAAAGTGTTGAAAACAACCCCGGGAACCCAAATGAGCCAGCTGTAGATGCTTCAACTGGTAAAAACGAGTTTGCTAATAGAGCTTCTGCTAGTGGATTAACTCCTTCAACAAAATATGTTTATCGTGTTGGTGATGGAACAACCTGGAGTCCAACTTACTCTTTTACTACTGGTAATCCAAGTAATGGTTTCAATTTTGCAGTTTTTGGAGATCCACAAATCGGTGCTTTTGATAGCAATAAACACTCATCTCTTCCACACAGCAGTTTAACAGATGACCAAAATGCTTGGGCTAATACTCTTAAGGAAGTTACTTCAAACCCTGTTGACTTCTTATTTTCACTTGGTGATCAAGTAAATGATTATAGTGCTCTATCAAAGCAGCAGGATCAATACAAATCTTTTTTCAATCCCGATACAAATAAAAACTTTTTCCAGAGCTATCCTCTTGTTGCCTTCGAAGGTAACCACGACCATCAAATGGGTACCTATTACAGTTTCCACTATAATCATCCTAATCTTTCACCTTTAGGTCAAACATCAAACAGTAATGTTAACAACAATGATGGTGATTACTGGTTTACTTATGGAAACGTACTCTTTATGGTACTGAATGCAAACGATGCTCTTGATACAGCAGCTCACGATCAATTTATGCAGGAAGCAATTGCAGCTAATCCTAATGCAAAGTGGAAAGTTGTAGCTTGGCATCAATCTGCTTATAGTGAAGCAAACCACTCTAATAGTAATTCTGCCGACGATCCAATTATGACAATACGTAAAACCTGGCCTAAATTAATGGACAAATATGGCGTTGACATTGTTCTTCAAGGCCATGACCATGAATACACAAGAACTTTCCAAATGTATAATGGTACTCCTGTTGATACTAATAAAACTAACGCCGTAACAAATCCAAAAGGAACCGTATACTTTACACTTGATTCTGGAAGTGGAAGTAAATATTATGATTTTAATAGTGCGTCAGATCATACCTTCAGTAGTGTATTCTGGCAGCAATATGTACCTACTTATTCATATGTTACAATGAATGATTCTAAATTCACCATAAACACTGTTCGTACCGACACGGGAGCTTCAATCGATAACTATACAATTACTAAAACATCTTCATCTACTACTTCATCGCAAGGAACTGCTACTAATAATACAAGTAGTGCATCAACTAATACACCAGCTAATACATCAGCAAACAATAGTGCAAGTGGCAGTCAAATTAGCAATCCCAAAACTGGTGATAACAGTTCCAGTAATTTTGCTTTAGCCTCTTTAGCTGGAATTTCAGGAATTGCTGTTCTTGCATTCGTAGGCACAATAATTTATAAAAAGAAAGAAATAGAGAAGTAA
- a CDS encoding YibE/F family protein codes for MLKNKMNNITKTIILIFALSVYVICAYTFSRHQAYYNIYGLGNGDKISYERARVVSIDSQNVEPDKHYRNLLIGSQQITIHILTGEYKDKEMKITNGLNYDTNYLLKAGDNIVVSINTAGNSKNKNVNVFVYGPYRQPWLYVLIGLFVIALCLIGGKRGLKSVIGIVFTITSVIFIFVPLIYNGFSPISASLLMAIFTACVTLILTTGFEIKTFSAILGTAVGVVLSSLILLIFEHLTSLSGYNMPEYDSLMALSTHTGLHVDELLFAAIIISSLGAVMDIAISIASSIQEIYAANHNLTSKMLFKSGINVGRDMMGTMANTLILAFTGTSLNMLILIYSYNMNYYQIFNSNTITIEIIQAISGSFAVIFTVPLVSFISATLLPLFSGGNAKNINVEIPIQNNTDKNSVNQT; via the coding sequence ATGTTAAAAAATAAAATGAATAATATAACTAAAACAATAATTTTAATATTTGCGTTATCAGTATACGTCATATGTGCCTATACTTTCAGCAGGCATCAAGCTTATTATAATATATATGGTCTTGGAAATGGTGACAAGATTTCATATGAAAGAGCTCGGGTTGTATCTATTGATTCACAAAATGTTGAACCAGACAAGCATTATAGAAATTTGCTTATAGGGTCACAGCAAATTACAATTCACATATTGACTGGTGAATATAAAGATAAAGAAATGAAAATTACAAATGGACTCAATTATGATACAAATTATCTACTTAAAGCTGGGGATAACATAGTTGTTTCAATAAATACTGCTGGAAATTCAAAAAATAAGAATGTTAATGTCTTTGTATATGGTCCTTACAGGCAACCTTGGCTTTACGTACTTATTGGCTTATTCGTTATAGCCTTATGTTTAATTGGAGGGAAACGTGGATTAAAGTCCGTTATTGGTATAGTTTTTACTATTACAAGTGTTATTTTTATTTTTGTTCCTCTAATATACAATGGTTTTTCTCCCATTTCAGCCTCTTTACTTATGGCAATATTTACTGCATGTGTAACTCTTATACTAACCACTGGATTTGAAATAAAAACTTTTTCAGCTATCCTGGGAACTGCAGTTGGTGTTGTACTTTCATCATTAATTTTACTGATTTTTGAGCATTTAACTTCTTTATCTGGCTATAACATGCCTGAATATGATTCACTTATGGCACTTTCCACTCATACTGGTCTACACGTGGATGAACTTCTATTTGCAGCAATTATTATTTCATCGCTGGGTGCAGTAATGGATATTGCAATTTCTATTGCCTCCTCCATTCAGGAAATATATGCTGCAAATCATAATTTAACTTCAAAAATGCTTTTTAAATCTGGGATTAATGTTGGACGTGACATGATGGGAACAATGGCAAATACTTTAATTCTTGCCTTTACAGGTACTTCCCTAAACATGCTTATTCTTATTTACTCTTACAATATGAATTACTATCAAATTTTCAATTCAAATACTATCACTATTGAAATTATACAGGCTATCTCTGGTAGTTTCGCTGTAATATTTACAGTACCACTTGTATCTTTTATTTCAGCAACACTCTTACCTTTGTTTTCTGGTGGCAATGCTAAAAACATAAATGTAGAAATACCTATACAAAACAATACAGATAAGAATTCAGTAAATCAAACTTGA
- the srtB gene encoding class B sortase — protein MLKKLSKSIMLKLHNFRDKLLQILDWFISTNINIRIGIIAASMIFIVSIIGFSLHYINKNRNINLNKKIVQKYKHHSSNVQNSHYPAHMLSEFYKLYDTNHDIKGWLSIPNTVINYPVVQSTDNDYYLHNNFNKTADPYGSLFLDYRNNISPQSQNMIIYGHNMKDGQMLTSIVNYQQTDFYKTSPVITFNTIYGHCSWKVFAAFITNADPKDGYVFNYLVTNFPSDDTFNSFIKEVRARSLINTPSIDVVPGDNILTLSTCYYSSNNARFVVMARKVRPHESTAVEPATRNENALSPMRSMDK, from the coding sequence ATGTTAAAAAAATTATCAAAATCTATAATGTTAAAACTGCATAATTTTAGAGATAAACTGCTTCAAATTTTAGATTGGTTTATCTCTACTAATATAAATATTCGCATTGGTATTATAGCTGCTTCAATGATATTTATTGTATCAATCATTGGATTTTCACTACATTATATAAACAAAAATCGCAATATAAATTTGAACAAAAAAATTGTACAAAAATATAAGCACCATTCTTCTAATGTACAGAATAGCCATTACCCTGCTCACATGCTTTCAGAGTTCTATAAATTATATGATACTAATCACGATATTAAAGGCTGGCTTTCAATTCCTAATACAGTAATTAATTATCCAGTGGTACAATCTACAGATAATGACTACTACCTTCATAATAATTTCAATAAAACAGCTGACCCCTACGGCTCACTTTTTCTTGATTACAGAAATAATATAAGCCCTCAATCTCAAAATATGATAATATATGGTCACAATATGAAGGACGGTCAGATGCTTACTTCCATAGTTAATTATCAGCAAACTGACTTCTATAAAACTTCACCCGTTATAACCTTTAACACAATATATGGTCATTGTTCATGGAAGGTATTTGCTGCCTTTATCACAAATGCTGATCCAAAGGATGGTTATGTTTTCAACTATCTTGTTACCAATTTTCCTTCAGACGATACTTTTAACAGTTTTATTAAAGAAGTGAGAGCACGTTCTCTAATAAACACTCCCTCTATAGATGTAGTTCCTGGTGATAACATTCTAACACTCTCAACCTGTTATTACAGCTCCAATAATGCACGTTTCGTTGTTATGGCTCGAAAAGTTCGACCACATGAAAGCACAGCTGTAGAGCCAGCTACAAGAAATGAGAATGCTCTTTCTCCTATGAGATCTATGGATAAGTAA
- a CDS encoding radical SAM protein, which produces MKISKKDALAWFEFFAMLPEGEEVMTKQQEIIYAVFAQIEAAIDNRNDKLMSEIKGLKTLKDRTFFVGNENKFPKGCVSCLMGTGLGAIRKTNKCNAACKFCYDYGQLEDLPPIGEGMWEIGGTRFYDKDIDLLLSIHKKPTGVAYVYLEPFMEIEKYYSVIKKFSTAGVHQHLYTNGILATEENLKALGEAGLDEIRFNLGASNCSDKVIENIKIAKKYIKQVGIETPMTPELFEGFFKKKQAILDTKLDFINCAELHLNENNIGNYEGENMYIARHGYISPTWSRELALKFMKIADEEKWDLVVHDCSNYTKFARDLNLSSKDGKWFGASSYGCEFQRIPYEVFLPILRDESFKFLSEEELPKGYKPGELIY; this is translated from the coding sequence ATGAAAATCTCAAAAAAAGATGCACTAGCGTGGTTTGAATTTTTTGCAATGCTGCCTGAGGGCGAAGAAGTTATGACAAAACAGCAAGAAATAATTTACGCTGTATTTGCACAAATTGAGGCAGCAATTGATAATAGAAATGATAAGTTAATGTCGGAAATTAAAGGTTTGAAAACTTTAAAGGATAGAACTTTTTTTGTAGGAAATGAAAATAAATTTCCAAAGGGATGCGTTTCTTGCTTGATGGGTACTGGATTAGGTGCAATCAGGAAAACAAATAAATGTAATGCAGCCTGTAAGTTTTGCTACGATTATGGACAATTAGAAGATCTTCCTCCAATAGGTGAAGGTATGTGGGAAATTGGAGGTACAAGATTTTATGATAAGGATATTGATTTACTTCTTTCTATACATAAGAAGCCCACTGGTGTTGCCTACGTTTATTTAGAGCCATTTATGGAAATTGAAAAGTATTATTCAGTAATAAAGAAGTTCAGTACTGCTGGTGTACATCAACATTTATATACAAATGGAATTTTAGCTACAGAAGAGAACTTGAAAGCATTAGGAGAAGCTGGACTTGATGAGATACGTTTCAATCTTGGAGCTTCTAATTGCTCGGACAAGGTTATTGAAAATATTAAAATTGCAAAGAAATATATTAAACAAGTAGGAATCGAAACCCCAATGACTCCTGAGCTCTTTGAAGGTTTCTTTAAGAAAAAGCAGGCAATTTTAGATACAAAGCTAGACTTTATAAATTGTGCAGAATTGCATTTAAATGAGAATAACATAGGTAATTATGAAGGAGAAAATATGTACATTGCTAGACATGGTTATATTTCTCCAACGTGGAGCAGGGAATTAGCTTTGAAATTCATGAAAATAGCAGATGAAGAAAAGTGGGACCTAGTAGTTCATGATTGTTCAAACTATACAAAATTCGCACGAGATTTAAACCTTAGCAGTAAAGATGGAAAATGGTTTGGAGCTAGCAGTTATGGCTGTGAATTTCAAAGAATTCCATACGAAGTATTTTTGCCAATACTGCGTGATGAAAGTTTCAAATTTTTAAGTGAAGAGGAATTGCCTAAAGGCTACAAGCCGGGGGAGTTAATTTATTAA
- a CDS encoding class I SAM-dependent methyltransferase, which translates to MSEIAKRLNQCKKPTGELGKIIVDDMNLRHFELTDWGLKKVNIKNDDTILDIGCGGGRTVNRMASIAKDGKVFGIDYSLDCVNWSKDYNKKFVTNNKVEILHGSVEKMPFENDKFDIITAVETIYFWPNILENFKEVNRILKPNGVFAIICEMYSSEKFKERNDELIAASNMNLYTPDELKNLLKDAGFNNISIDSIEEKNWLCCICYK; encoded by the coding sequence ATGAGTGAAATTGCTAAAAGATTAAATCAATGCAAAAAACCAACTGGTGAATTAGGTAAAATTATAGTTGATGATATGAATTTAAGACATTTTGAATTAACTGATTGGGGACTAAAAAAGGTAAATATTAAAAATGATGATACCATACTTGATATAGGCTGCGGCGGTGGCAGGACTGTAAATAGAATGGCCTCTATAGCAAAAGATGGTAAAGTTTTTGGAATAGACTATTCCTTAGACTGTGTAAACTGGTCCAAAGATTACAATAAAAAATTTGTAACTAATAATAAAGTCGAAATTCTTCATGGTAGTGTAGAAAAAATGCCCTTTGAAAATGATAAATTCGATATTATAACAGCCGTAGAAACAATTTATTTTTGGCCAAATATACTTGAAAATTTTAAAGAGGTAAATAGAATTCTAAAGCCAAACGGAGTCTTTGCTATAATATGTGAAATGTATTCTAGTGAAAAGTTTAAGGAAAGAAATGATGAACTTATAGCTGCATCAAATATGAATTTATATACTCCTGATGAACTAAAAAACTTATTAAAGGATGCTGGATTTAATAATATATCTATAGACTCAATAGAAGAAAAAAATTGGCTATGCTGCATATGCTATAAATAA